DNA sequence from the Macrobrachium nipponense isolate FS-2020 chromosome 3, ASM1510439v2, whole genome shotgun sequence genome:
TTCCAACAGGCTTTGGTCGAAAAGGAAGGAGAACTGGAGAGcgccataaagaaaaaaactgagcTGGGCCTCAAATTGAAACAAATAGAAACTTCCAATCAAAAGCTTGCTTCGGAGAAAGAATATTTCGAGTGGCTGATAGAAGGCTACAAGGATGCCGTatcccagaagaagaaggaagttgaCCACATACAAGAAGTACTCGGACGTAAAGCAACAGAGGCTGAGAAGGACCGAGAAACACTTGAGGTCATTAAATCAGAAAACGCGAGACTCAGGGAGCTGACAACTGACCTTCAAGACAGAAATTGTGAATTTGAGAAGAACCTAGTAGACGAGACCCAGAAAAACTTGATATTAACGGACAAAGTTCAGTTGCTAGAATTACTTTTAGGCCAAAAAGAATCTCAGCTGGTTTCGGCAACAGAAATTCTGACTGCAGAAAGAGCGAACACTGAGATTTTGGCCGCAGAACTAAAAAAGATGAAGAACTGGGTCTCAGGACTAGGAGGAGAGAATGCAAAGTATAAAGAACAGTTGGAGGAAAAAGAAGTTGAAGTGACTAAAGTGAAGAAAGAGTTAGATAATGGAAAGATAACCATCCAAACTCTGGCTGAAGAAGCCCAGGTTATGAAGAACTGGGTTGCCGAGTTAGGAGGAGAGAACgccaggcttcaggaagaggttGACGAAAACCAACTGCAAATAAATTCTCTTAAGAAATCTTTAATGAGGGAGAAACAGAGGAACCGAGTTCTACAGGATGCTCTCCATCATGAGAAGGAGATGGAAAACTTGTTgaaggaagaaaagaggaggGGAAATGAGATGGAAACTTCCCTCAGAACATTAGAAGTAGAATTCCATAATAGGgacctccaaagagaaaacttcttaaacacagaaagaaaattgagATGTGAAATACAAGATCTAGTAGAGAAACTAGCCATCACTCTCAATCACGGGAAGGAACTGGACAGCTTGCTGGAGGAGGCAAAAGACAAGGCGAGAAAACTTGCAAAAGATTTCGAGGAAGAGGTCCAGAAAAGGGAGGCACAAAAACTAGATTTCTTGGGCAAAGAACAAAAACTCAAAGGAAAAATGCTAACGTTGGAAAGCagattgaaaaatgctgaaaatcttcTGATGAAAGAGGAGAGGGAAAATTTACACTTGCAGCAAAGGTTACAGGAAAAGGACAAAGAAGTAGAGACGCTGAGGAAAGATGAGGAGGACCATCAAGAACAAATGAAGGAGATGGAGGACAAACTGCAAAATCTCTCCAAGGAGAGAAACAGTCTGATCGAAGCAGTCGAAAAACAGTCGAGGGAATGCCACCTTTTAATtgcagagaaggagagagagaagagtgaaatTAGACTGTATTATCAGGAGAGATTGGATCAGAAGGACAGCGAAATGAAGAAGCTGCAGGAAGAATGtgataaattgaaagaaaattggaGGATACAGGAAGAAAATATGATCAGGGAACACCAACGTCTCATGGAGCGTCAAAGAAGACAGGAGGAGGCTCTGAGGGATCAAGATAAATACATGTTAATGACGCTTCTCCATGGCACAGCTCAGAGAAACTTCCATCTGCAACACATTGCACTGCAGCATGGAATTGAACAGGAGCAGCAAGATGGAGGGCAAGCAGAAGACCTGTGGATGAGAAGGGAGAAACAATACAGGAAATACTGCGATGCCCAGAGTGACAGGAGCAACTACGGGAAGCAGTGGGAGGTCCTTACTCAGACGTTGACGGACCTCATTCATGAAGAAGAAAGAATCCCGCAAACAACGAACGGGGATTCTAACGAGAACTGTGAAATTTTCGATGAAAACTCAGATGACAAAATGTGTCATCAAAGCAACAACAAGATAGAGCCCCAAAGAGCCGATACTCATGAGGAAAATGTGGGTTGAGTAAGCCACCAATGACACCCACCATAAAAGGCCAACAGAAGTGAGTCACAGACTGACTCGATGACTATGGGGCTGAGCGCACATCTTCAGCAGCGTGATAGGGACCCATGATTCCCCCACACCTTCAAAAGGGGGGCCCCCCACCCCCGAAGGTGTTCATAGTGGTTCCTCTTATGTTGCTTTGGGTGCGGGTTCAGCCCCACAGTCATCAAGCCATTCTGTGGCCCATTTGTGCTTGCCTTTTTGTCTCAGTCAGGACGAGCAAGAACAACGGAAGGCGATGGAGAGCAACCTACAAAATCTCTCCTGGGAGAAAGTCAAAGAAAAGGAGAGTGGAGAACAAATCAATAAGGCTGAGGCAACTGGATCCATGGAACTGGAGATAGATGTCTCGAGGACCAAGTCAGAGACGCCAGTTCAGAAGAGAGGCAAAAAGTGGCTAATCTTGATGCCTTGCCATCTACAGCAGGAAGGGTGGGTGACCCGTGACACCCCCCACCCCGAGAAAAAGGCTTTCAGAAGAGAGTCACAGATTGACCTGACGACCATGAAGCAGAGTGCACATCTTCAGCAGCCTGAGGATCACATGATTTCCCCCACACTTTcgaaatcccccctccccccgggggGGCACCCCCGAAGGTGTTCATAGCGGTTCCTCTTATGTTGCTTTGGGTGTGCATTCAGCCCCACAGTCATCAGGCCATTCTGTGACCCATTTCTGTTTGGCCTTTTGTCTCAGTCAGGACGAGCTCAGTTACTGAGTCTGACTGAATGACTCGATTCATTTTCCTGCTGTGGAAAAGGCAACATTTTAACCTAGCCACTGAGTTGGGCTGGCTTACCTGCCAGCCCAATtcagtgccggtcccaagcccggaaaaatagggagggttggaatCATCCATAAAATATCTGCCAAAatcaatgagagagagcgagaacctGAAGCAGAAAAATCTACCTTTAAAACCATGAGATACATTTTCTATAAACTTTAAATACTACACTTAATAGTTATTGTGGGATTTGGCCTAAAGTTTAAAGTGCCATGCCCCCAGCatttactttctgttttttagaatGTATTTGACATGTTCTTAAGAATAAATTCCAAAGAATAGGAGTTGCATGCCAGGTGCGGGGCACCGTAAACTGTAGGCCTAATAATGCAGGTAAATGTAATTGTAGCATTTAACTGAGTTTATATAAAACGTATCACACAAT
Encoded proteins:
- the LOC135222133 gene encoding trichohyalin-like, with amino-acid sequence MFQLYCILLAVLAFIYGDLCASINQLQNFFCSQGVDSGFRVPSALVAAAVDSLEPEILDQRNSLTAPSSAFAKPGLVLLAALALAVCWKSGMFGPKGHELDECLESERMNASDSEDDMETDLSDSEDDMEIDLSDSEDGMETDISESLNDLETDLSDSEDDSDTDMSESENELEADASEVSRLDDSLDMEDLEDTEEKQERDMLEVSRLEDSLDMEDLEVPSLEESPPDMEEPEIPDQEESDVEKQSLAEALERSQVCGNKMEHLWKEAQEEIVRLQNQLVDQDKLLEKSAQEEAGLKREIENVYLEKEHGLTEKRRLEGHLELAIDRGERIANLNKELKEKTESLESQLEAKDVLLKKRDEEEREKQNLFQQALVEKEGELESAIKKKTELGLKLKQIETSNQKLASEKEYFEWLIEGYKDAVSQKKKEVDHIQEVLGRKATEAEKDRETLEVIKSENARLRELTTDLQDRNCEFEKNLVDETQKNLILTDKVQLLELLLGQKESQLVSATEILTAERANTEILAAELKKMKNWVSGLGGENAKYKEQLEEKEVEVTKVKKELDNGKITIQTLAEEAQVMKNWVAELGGENARLQEEVDENQLQINSLKKSLMREKQRNRVLQDALHHEKEMENLLKEEKRRGNEMETSLRTLEVEFHNRDLQRENFLNTERKLRCEIQDLVEKLAITLNHGKELDSLLEEAKDKARKLAKDFEEEVQKREAQKLDFLGKEQKLKGKMLTLESRLKNAENLLMKEERENLHLQQRLQEKDKEVETLRKDEEDHQEQMKEMEDKLQNLSKERNSLIEAVEKQSRECHLLIAEKEREKSEIRLYYQERLDQKDSEMKKLQEECDKLKENWRIQEENMIREHQRLMERQRRQEEALRDQDKYMLMTLLHGTAQRNFHLQHIALQHGIEQEQQDGGQAEDLWMRREKQYRKYCDAQSDRSNYGKQWEVLTQTLTDLIHEEERIPQTTNGDSNENCEIFDENSDDKMCHQSNNKIEPQRADTHEENVGGPPTPEGVHSGSSYVALGAGSAPQSSSHSVAHLCLPFCLSQDEQEQRKAMESNLQNLSWEKVKEKESGEQINKAEATGSMELEIDVSRTKSETPVQKRGKKWLILMPCHLQQEGWVTRDTPHPEKKAFRRESQIDLTTMKQSAHLQQPEDHMISPTLSKSPLPPGGHPRRCS